acaaaaagacaaCGGACAATTCTTCTTTGAAATGGTCTATATCATTAATCATTTTCCAATTTCACATCCGTATCTTTTGATTAGTTTATCCTACTATATTTGATAACTATTTTGTTAATCTGACTACATTTAATACAGATCTGTTTGAATGTACattcaataattttaaaaagtccaAAAACTtaggaaaacattttataacattttccATGTTTCTctatgaaaatgtatttaataacaaCATTATGAATAAATTACTGACTTCAGTAATCTTCTGAGAAAGTACTGAAACCACTAaacaaaatctgcaaaaaaCGTAACCAATATACAAAAACTGAAGAACGAAAAACCTACATAATCCCATATAAAATCAGCCAGCTCATTGATGGAGTTGGATATGTTTCTGTGTCCTTCAGTGTATGGAACCAACAACCAAGTAAGCGCGAGTACCAAGAAGAAGAACGTTACTACATTCAGCAAGAAGGCCACTGTCGTGAATCCAATCACATCTAAAACTTTGGCCAACAGGTATGCGACCACCAGTACAGATAACAAAGCTGCAGGGGTTCTTGTCGCATGGGTTTTTATCTCAttctgctgtttaaaattttcgTATGCATCCTCAAGTCCTTCCCGCAGCTCGCTTAAATCTTTCTTTCTGATCTCTGGATCAGTCGCCGTCTTGGTTTGATTAAAAAGCTGTTCTGCTTGTTGTAAGCATCGCTGGTGTTGTTCCTCCAACCAGTTGGGATGCACATACGGCCTGTCTCCACCAATAACCTTAACAAAAAAGatggttaaagttaaaagtgttttgtttaacaaaaccgctagtgcacattgatcaattaatcattggctactggatgtcaaacatcttaATTCTGTGGATGTGGTATAAGACGTTTTCATTAAGAGTCTTGATGACTGGCCCCTCCAGAtctcccccgccccccccccccccccatttaccGGCATCTTCCGACCCTATGAcattttttccatcagcagccaggaataaatcaatatttctcacagacatgacagcatatACTAGTCGTGACGCACTGGTTTGAGACGGGATAGGTGTGGGGAGGGGGACCAGTCATAGTCCTTATTTTGCTGGCTTATTTGACAACTAATAGGCCTACGTAGTACTAAGCTACTATTAATATACTGTAGAATTTCTTGTGCAGAATATCAGTCTTTGTATATTTAGTGTATTTTTACTCATCCTGTTAatggttaaagaaaacatttctctgAATATTTCAATTCAAATtgccatttaaaataaaataaatctgaaagTTTCTgcatgtttttatcaaataacCAATTAGTACAAATATCACTATTTTTGACAAATGTGAGATACatcattttctttaaaaaaaacaaacccaaacaagcAAATCGTAAATATTGGTCAGCCCTACCATTATATAATCCATTTACGCAccatataaaaaacccacaaattaaATAGTAAGAAATGCTCTCGGAACACAATCTGTTTACCATAATAATGTTTGAAATAGCTACTCTAATGGAACAGACACTTGTCAACACcgtgtaaaaaaacccaaaaacattcTCACCTCTCCCATATCTCTGATATATTGACTTCTTGAGACTGATGCCGATTCCAAGTTAGTAGCGTCAGCGTTTGCCTAAAATCGAACAATTCGGCAATATTATATTGGTTTCACTACAGCAGAAATGCTATCAGGACCCCAGCTTTTTCTATGCAGTCTACGCCAGGAAAGACGACTGATCACTCTCGCTCCCCTCCACTTTCTGGGATGGCGTTAAGAAAGCAGGTACACCTTCCAAAACTGCTGTTCTCCCATGGGTACCCGATCATGACTCTTGCAGTAATCATGATACACTGAAAAATTCTTCATGGTCACCTGTGCTCAATAGACTCTAGAACACATGGCATAGGATTTCATGTAAGTTACATTAACTGACTTATTGGAATTAACAGAATATCCAGGACTGAACCTTGCCACTGATATATGTAATAAGTACAGTGAAAGTGCTAGTAATGGGAGGATGCGTTTATACTGATTAAAATATGTGCCAGAATAACTGTTATATGAAAATCATGCACAGAGTGTTTTAAAGACTAGTGATCAAGGTAACCATCAGCAGTTTTTCAAAGTGTATGATGATTACTGCAAGAAGTCAAGATCGGGTACCCATGGAGCACAGCTCAGTTTTGGATGATTTACTTGACTTGCAGAGCAAACAGGACTAATGATGTAGACCTCTTCACCCAAACTTGAAATACTCTCTCTATAGTCTACTGATAGACCACCTATTCCAGGTAGGTAACAAGGAGTGACATAAAGAGACAAGGGACACACATCACAAGAGGCAACACTGATCTTGAATGTTGTTAGCCTGAATAAGAGGACATGAATCTCTTTGATAACGAGTCATATGAGAATCTTTATTGCATTTTCACAGGGCAAGTGATGCTCATGACAGCTGGATATTAAAATTGCCAAAATTATGTAGTGTTATACAATTGTCCATGGTCCCCGCCAATTAACCACCGTGGGTCATTTTCAGCTGGCCCGTGGAACTGATCTTGAAAGTGATGAGGCGGTAGACACTGTGTCTGACAAAAACCGCAGGTGTGAAGCCATGTATGGATGGGGTCTAGAGGATTTTCTCATAAATGTTCAAAGATTGACCACTTTGGAGTGATTCCGGCGCGTTTTCGGCTCATTACTTGAGGCTTTCAAAAAAACACctaacaacaacccccccccccccccacccccaccccccacaatcTTCCCAAAAACCAACAACTACTCCCAACATATTATGATTAAATAGTATATGGCATGAAACTGGTATCGTCGTGTAACCAGTTTTCAACGAGTTATAATGAAACAGGAAAATAAACCATTATCTACCAACAAGGCATCGGAAACGCAGCAGATACTCTCGCGGTTTGATGATAATACGTCTGCATTATTTAGCCTACATATGACATTCATCCAGAATGATAAATATGAAAATCATGACAGTGACCTTAGGCCTTTCAAGCAGAGGCGAAACCATCAAACGCGAACTCGTTCAAGACATGatactatttatatatttgaaatttcATGAAAATTAGATGAGAAATGAAGTAGTTGTAGTGACAGTGCCCTTGACCTTTGATGGAAAGGCGAAACGCGAACTTGTTCAAAATATAATCCTATTCTTATATGCGAAGTTTTATGAAAGTcggataaaaaataaagatggtaGACGTAATTTCTATGTTTAGtaacaatgaccttgacctatGAGGTAGAGGTGAAAAGCGAACTCATTCAAGATATGATCCTATTCATATATGTGAAATTTCATGAAaattgtttgaaaaatgagGTTGGTAGAGCGGTGACGTCATTTCTATTTTAGTAACTaacagtgaccttgacctttgacagAGGCGAAATGCGAACTCCTTCGAgatataattccattttattccTATGGAGttttataggggggggggggggcggattgggttttttccaagTCTCAACCAGTGACGTACGACTAGCTATATAAtgaaggctgttgtatgtgctgttctgtctgggaaagtgcatataaaagtttcttgctaaaatgaaaaaaggtagcggttttttttataagactacatgtcaaaaaaTACCAATAGCCGGTgctcaataaatcaatgtgctctagaggtgtcgataaacaaaacaaactaactctttttttttttatcgcttGAGTGAGTGCGCCAACCGTATAACGTCGCGATGTAACTCCCACTTTACGTAACACTGATATGAATCAAAATAGAGAATATTACATGAGTGtccgttggataccatttatctttcaacgagttgttttaaaacgtttcTAACGAgcaaaaccaggttttaaacaaatttaaacgtctttttcaactaaaagttatttacagccaaaTCAGTTTcaagttttttgtgtttttttcttcattggatggatgtgttagtatgtgttatcacaaataataaatggtgttctcatcaacgggtgtgtaagacataagGTTAAccttcttttgtgtgtgtgggttttttttttttttagaataggCCTACAGTATATCATCGATGTTCCAAATTACGTTAGGATTAATATTAAACAGTATTAATAATATCTTATAACGCattggtaaaacaaaacaaccccccctccgaacccccccccccaaaaaaaagcaaaaaaaccaaacaaccccaacccccccccccccccccccccccccccccccccccaaacaaacccaacaacacccAAACCTACACCAATTCTTATCGCACATGCGCGAAtctgcggggtttttttttttctttctttctttcttttttttcttttttttgggggggggagtcaTTATGTAAATATAACTTGGCCTATGTTTCTGAAATATTTTCAACAGACTTTGATTCAtagttttaaagaagaaaatctGAACCTACCTCTGTGTTTTCCATGTTCACTGGGTGACAACACTTGATGTCGATAGAGAGAGGCCTGTTCAAATTAATCAGTAAATAGTTTATCAAATATACATTTtctaataaacattttcttaattcaaAGAAAACACTCTTATATAATTTACAACTGTTCTGAATGGATGATGTCTACCTTTCACTGCAGTAGCAGAAAGATGCGTCATACATCTTTCAATCAAACATACAtctgattgttgttttgtttaatctaaatgatttggccttgttgatatGGCATTTGTGAGACCATGTGACACGCACATGTTAATTCATCGTCCTCCATTTTATcacaatttctacgagtcaagtggatcCGATATCggtattaataatatttcatttatctatGATAATCTGATATATAAGTAATTTAAATGAGCTtcctagttttaattttaaagtaataGCGTACAAATGCTTCAAATGCAAATTTGGTAGTGGGCCTATATTAGAAATAGCCAAAATGGACATCCATATAGGCTAATAAAAGTTAGTCGTCTCGTTAGCAGATGTTTGTTTACATCCAATTTTCATTCGACAGATTAAGTCTTATATTAACTATTTGAGACATGCAAAGTCTTATAAAAAGTGGCATAGTAAAATAGCACAaactattatacatatataatgcatTCTTGGGACTAAGCCTAGAACCACCAATACCCTCAAAACAACAACGCGAGACGTGCTATagtaatattacataataaagagtactttttattatttaatataaccaTAGAATCCCCGGCGTTGTTTGTACCCTCGAGAAGGTAGGCCTAGGTGACGAAAACTG
This DNA window, taken from Gigantopelta aegis isolate Gae_Host chromosome 4, Gae_host_genome, whole genome shotgun sequence, encodes the following:
- the LOC121372405 gene encoding atlastin-1-like; translated protein: MENTEANADATNLESASVSRSQYIRDMGEVIGGDRPYVHPNWLEEQHQRCLQQAEQLFNQTKTATDPEIRKKDLSELREGLEDAYENFKQQNEIKTHATRTPAALLSVLVVAYLLAKVLDVIGFTTVAFLLNVVTFFFLVLALTWLLVPYTEGHRNISNSINELADFIWDYMLCVVYTRAA